Proteins encoded by one window of Prosthecobacter debontii:
- a CDS encoding winged helix-turn-helix domain-containing protein produces the protein MFADVDQRVGLAGEPGRGVPAEGLTQVLVIDDDKKLCALIRDYLTPLGYAVEMAHTGPEGVVRALERPWHAVILDLMLPGCDGYEVLKQVRAKSLVPILMLTARGDEADRIVGLEMGADDYLPKTFSSRELLARLRAVTRRVALAQAGAPVEKPVRELVGGPVRLNLDARVASLEDQPLVLTPVEFDILAALMKSKGRIRSREALIESLRDREYEVFDRSVDVHIAALRRKLGDDAHEPRFIRTVRSAGYMFIASV, from the coding sequence ATGTTTGCGGATGTGGATCAGAGAGTTGGGCTGGCAGGTGAGCCGGGGAGGGGTGTGCCTGCAGAAGGGCTGACGCAGGTGCTGGTGATCGATGATGATAAGAAGCTCTGTGCGCTGATCCGCGACTACCTAACCCCGCTGGGCTATGCGGTGGAGATGGCCCACACGGGGCCGGAGGGGGTGGTGCGGGCACTGGAGCGGCCTTGGCATGCGGTGATCTTGGACCTGATGCTGCCGGGCTGTGATGGTTATGAGGTGCTGAAGCAGGTGCGGGCGAAGTCTCTGGTGCCGATCCTGATGCTGACGGCCCGTGGTGATGAGGCGGACCGGATCGTGGGCCTGGAGATGGGGGCGGATGATTACCTGCCAAAGACGTTTTCTTCCCGGGAACTGCTGGCGCGGCTGCGGGCGGTGACACGACGGGTGGCGCTAGCTCAGGCTGGCGCACCTGTGGAAAAGCCGGTGCGTGAACTGGTGGGCGGCCCGGTGCGGTTGAATCTGGATGCGCGGGTGGCCAGTCTGGAGGATCAGCCGCTGGTGCTGACGCCGGTGGAGTTTGACATCCTGGCGGCGCTGATGAAGTCGAAGGGGCGCATCCGCTCCAGAGAGGCTTTGATCGAGTCGCTCCGAGACCGGGAGTATGAGGTCTTTGATCGCAGCGTGGATGTGCACATCGCGGCGCTGAGGCGGAAGCTGGGGGATGATGCCCATGAGCCGCGCTTCATCCGCACGGTGCGCAGCGCAGGCTACATGTTCATCGCGTCGGTTTGA
- a CDS encoding sugar phosphate isomerase/epimerase family protein, with protein MIKLTGIADEAGASLDVQIQAHQELGWDSIEARVVEFDGVKGNLHEIPDAVFDKVVARLAEKNMKVSGFGSLIGNWAKKITDDFSITEAEISRAIPRMQKLGAKLIRVMSYAVCKDDAGKDLEEQFAPERIKRMIEINKRFTDAGLTVVHENCMNWGGMSPTYVQRMAEAVPGMKWVFDTGNPVFIDDRDRPGQKQDAWAMYQAIKPFMAHVHVKDGIWDKAKNDAVYTYPGEGEGQTERIMKDLVETGYEGYISIEPHVAVVFHGAGAADDLSPEQKAKEQYDSYIKYGKQLEAMLNKLGAKLG; from the coding sequence ATGATCAAACTCACCGGCATCGCAGATGAAGCAGGCGCGTCTCTGGACGTGCAAATCCAGGCCCACCAGGAACTTGGCTGGGACAGCATCGAGGCCCGTGTGGTGGAGTTCGACGGTGTGAAGGGGAACCTGCATGAGATCCCTGACGCGGTTTTCGACAAAGTCGTGGCACGCCTGGCCGAGAAGAACATGAAGGTGAGCGGCTTTGGCTCCCTGATCGGTAACTGGGCCAAGAAGATCACCGATGACTTCAGCATCACCGAGGCGGAGATCAGCCGCGCCATCCCACGCATGCAGAAGCTGGGGGCCAAGCTGATTCGCGTGATGTCCTATGCCGTCTGCAAGGACGACGCGGGCAAGGATCTAGAAGAGCAATTCGCTCCGGAGCGCATCAAACGCATGATCGAGATCAACAAGCGCTTTACCGATGCCGGTCTGACCGTCGTTCACGAAAACTGCATGAACTGGGGTGGCATGAGCCCGACCTACGTGCAGCGCATGGCCGAGGCGGTGCCAGGGATGAAGTGGGTGTTTGATACCGGTAACCCGGTCTTCATCGATGACCGTGATCGCCCCGGCCAGAAGCAGGACGCCTGGGCCATGTATCAGGCAATCAAGCCTTTCATGGCACACGTACACGTGAAAGATGGCATCTGGGACAAGGCCAAAAATGACGCGGTTTACACCTACCCAGGCGAAGGCGAAGGCCAGACGGAGCGCATCATGAAGGACCTCGTGGAGACCGGCTATGAAGGCTACATCAGCATCGAGCCCCACGTGGCCGTAGTCTTCCACGGAGCCGGTGCCGCCGATGATCTCTCCCCTGAGCAGAAGGCCAAGGAGCAATACGACAGCTACATCAAATACGGCAAGCAGCTCGAAGCCATGCTGAACAAGCTAGGCGCCAAGCTGGGCTGA
- the rfaD gene encoding ADP-glyceromanno-heptose 6-epimerase: MTLTPESRILVTGGAGFIGSALVWELNRRGCENIIVSDRLCTDEKWKNLVPLRFHDYVDGGDLEKHIRTSPDSLGHFDVILHLGACSATTEKDADYLMRNNYELTKILCQWALSHGTRFVYASSAATYGDGECGMDDQMADLHCLRPLNMYGYSKHLFDLHAKRTGMLNQVAGMKYFNVYGPNEDHKADMRSVVHKAYGQILNTGKVQLFKSHRPDYKDGEQMRDFLYVKDAIQMTLHLAENTGANGLFNLGSGQAHTWVQLVQAIFAALGKEPNIEFVEMPEHLKSKYQYYTCADIAKLRSSGYTQELYTLNEAVRDYVQGYLIGDKRLGDEA, translated from the coding sequence ATGACCCTTACCCCTGAAAGCCGCATTCTCGTCACCGGTGGCGCCGGATTCATTGGCAGCGCCCTTGTCTGGGAGCTCAACCGCCGCGGCTGCGAAAACATCATCGTTTCAGACCGTCTCTGCACGGACGAGAAGTGGAAAAATCTCGTGCCGCTTCGCTTCCATGATTATGTGGATGGTGGGGATCTGGAGAAGCACATCCGCACCTCCCCCGACAGCCTGGGCCACTTCGATGTGATCTTGCATCTGGGCGCCTGCTCGGCGACCACCGAGAAGGATGCGGACTACCTGATGCGCAATAACTATGAGCTGACCAAGATCCTGTGTCAGTGGGCCCTGAGCCATGGCACGCGTTTCGTGTATGCCTCCTCAGCCGCTACCTATGGCGATGGTGAGTGCGGGATGGATGATCAGATGGCGGACCTGCATTGCCTGCGCCCGCTGAACATGTATGGTTATTCCAAGCACCTCTTCGACCTGCACGCCAAGCGCACGGGCATGCTCAACCAGGTGGCGGGCATGAAATACTTCAATGTCTATGGCCCGAACGAAGACCACAAAGCCGACATGCGCAGCGTGGTGCATAAGGCCTATGGGCAGATCCTCAACACCGGAAAGGTGCAGCTCTTCAAATCCCATCGCCCCGACTACAAGGACGGGGAGCAGATGCGTGACTTCCTCTATGTGAAGGATGCCATCCAGATGACCCTCCATTTGGCTGAAAACACCGGAGCCAACGGTCTCTTCAATCTTGGCTCCGGCCAAGCCCATACGTGGGTGCAACTCGTGCAGGCCATCTTTGCCGCCCTGGGTAAGGAGCCTAACATTGAGTTTGTGGAGATGCCGGAACACCTCAAATCCAAATACCAGTATTACACCTGTGCAGACATCGCCAAGCTGCGCAGTTCCGGTTACACCCAAGAGCTTTACACTCTGAATGAAGCTGTGCGCGACTATGTGCAGGGCTATCTGATCGGTGACAAGCGCCTCGGTGACGAGGCCTGA
- a CDS encoding GNAT family N-acetyltransferase: protein MPPPFINAPHPLLPSIDRVYKAEEINAFGKDRGPAFYETCHLYAQSLWQIGFPAKCILLLNRALSAPLPGSEPVLQRLPLPYQAMAWLLLNRPEGQFIGNPRRHWQHLATRMVEPDKDLRTWRAWACWYLATEILPESEFPSDLEQIREEGVVEPTRAQIIEHLTRLSPADDVEQWHRALAWTHQQLGREPAQRLAVRIRRIGESELPVVKRLGHEIWRKCYPGIISEAQIEYMLSIWYQPTTMAREMEVRGTWFALIEAEALGPVGYVSFERYPENVAFINKLYLQPELHGRGVGSAALTWVEERAREMGCRSVQLRVNKHNAGAIRAYQRAGFVFVEDVCSDIGSGFVMDDYRMEKKI, encoded by the coding sequence ATGCCGCCGCCCTTCATCAATGCCCCGCATCCTTTGCTGCCGTCCATTGACCGTGTTTACAAGGCGGAGGAGATCAATGCGTTTGGGAAGGATCGCGGCCCGGCTTTCTATGAAACCTGCCATCTCTATGCCCAGAGCCTCTGGCAGATCGGCTTTCCGGCCAAATGCATCCTGTTGCTGAATCGGGCTCTGTCGGCACCTCTGCCGGGGAGTGAACCGGTGCTGCAAAGGCTACCGCTGCCGTATCAGGCCATGGCGTGGCTACTGCTGAATCGGCCGGAGGGACAATTCATCGGCAATCCGCGTCGGCATTGGCAGCATCTGGCCACGCGTATGGTGGAACCGGATAAAGACCTCCGCACCTGGCGGGCCTGGGCCTGCTGGTATCTGGCCACGGAGATCCTGCCCGAGTCTGAGTTTCCCAGTGATCTGGAACAGATCCGCGAAGAAGGCGTGGTGGAGCCCACCCGGGCGCAGATCATCGAACATCTGACGCGTCTTTCTCCGGCGGATGATGTGGAGCAATGGCACCGAGCTCTGGCATGGACACATCAACAGTTAGGTCGGGAGCCAGCACAGCGCCTCGCCGTTCGCATCCGCCGGATCGGTGAAAGTGAACTACCCGTAGTGAAACGGCTGGGTCATGAGATCTGGCGGAAGTGCTACCCGGGCATCATCTCGGAAGCGCAGATCGAATACATGCTAAGCATCTGGTATCAGCCCACGACAATGGCGCGTGAGATGGAGGTGAGGGGCACGTGGTTTGCCTTGATCGAGGCGGAGGCTCTGGGGCCAGTCGGCTACGTATCCTTTGAGAGATATCCGGAGAATGTGGCTTTCATCAATAAGCTGTATCTCCAGCCAGAGCTGCACGGACGCGGCGTGGGCTCGGCGGCTCTGACTTGGGTGGAGGAACGCGCCCGTGAGATGGGATGTCGCAGTGTGCAGTTACGCGTGAATAAGCACAATGCCGGAGCCATCCGCGCCTATCAGCGAGCCGGATTTGTCTTTGTGGAAGATGTGTGCTCGGACATCGGCAGCGGTTTTGTCATGGATGATTACCGGATGGAGAAGAAGATTTGA
- a CDS encoding sensor histidine kinase: protein MGISALLWLPFVKNITGSIRASMHATEQISKGRFEVRVPETRGDELGRLSHAINQMAGQLDGLVRGQKRFLGDVAHELCGPISRMEMSLGILETRVDGADAYRLNDVRDELRQISALVDELLSFSKAALGQRLQTPEPVALHALIDGVVEVEGVPMNRVQLSVPEELQAMVVPDLLRRAIGNVLRNASLHAKDSQIEVKAARSKDTVTLTIADAGPGVPHESLPRLFEPFYRVDVARSRETGGTGLGLSIVKTCVEACDGAVSAQNRIPHGLIITFELPCA from the coding sequence ATGGGCATCTCCGCGCTGCTTTGGCTGCCGTTTGTCAAAAACATCACCGGGAGCATCCGGGCGAGCATGCATGCCACGGAGCAGATCTCAAAGGGGCGCTTCGAGGTGCGGGTGCCCGAGACACGTGGGGATGAACTCGGACGTCTCTCCCACGCCATCAACCAGATGGCGGGGCAGCTCGATGGTCTGGTGCGTGGGCAGAAGCGCTTCCTCGGCGATGTGGCGCATGAGCTGTGCGGCCCGATCTCGCGCATGGAGATGAGTCTCGGCATCCTGGAGACGCGGGTGGATGGGGCGGATGCTTACCGCCTCAATGATGTGCGTGATGAGCTGCGGCAGATCTCGGCGTTGGTGGATGAGCTGCTGTCGTTTTCCAAAGCGGCTCTGGGGCAGCGTCTCCAGACACCGGAGCCGGTGGCCCTGCATGCCCTCATTGACGGGGTGGTGGAGGTGGAGGGCGTGCCGATGAACCGGGTGCAGCTCAGCGTGCCGGAGGAACTCCAGGCGATGGTGGTGCCCGATCTTCTGCGTCGGGCGATTGGGAACGTGCTGCGCAATGCCAGCCTGCATGCGAAGGATTCACAGATCGAAGTCAAAGCCGCGAGGTCGAAGGATACGGTCACACTCACCATCGCCGATGCAGGACCTGGGGTGCCCCATGAAAGCCTGCCGCGTTTGTTCGAGCCCTTTTATCGAGTGGATGTGGCCCGTTCACGCGAAACCGGAGGCACCGGTTTAGGGCTATCCATCGTGAAAACTTGTGTGGAGGCCTGTGACGGGGCGGTTTCTGCCCAAAACAGAATCCCCCATGGATTGATCATTACCTTCGAGCTTCCTTGTGCTTGA
- a CDS encoding c-type cytochrome domain-containing protein yields the protein MKIKLTLAAVAAAFAVSTASAEDVDFEKQILPILKDNCFKCHEKEHEDNGRVKKPKGGLALDSAAAIMKGGKEYPDANVVAGKPDESWLLKTMALPESDEYAMPPEGKGDRVSAENQALIKKWIESGASFGAWKGAE from the coding sequence ATGAAAATCAAGCTTACCCTCGCTGCTGTTGCTGCCGCATTCGCTGTGTCCACCGCCTCCGCTGAAGATGTGGATTTCGAAAAGCAGATCCTGCCGATCCTGAAAGACAACTGCTTCAAGTGCCATGAGAAAGAGCACGAAGACAACGGCCGCGTGAAGAAGCCCAAGGGCGGTCTGGCCCTGGACAGCGCTGCTGCCATCATGAAGGGTGGTAAGGAGTATCCAGATGCTAACGTCGTGGCAGGTAAGCCCGATGAAAGCTGGCTGCTGAAGACCATGGCGCTGCCTGAGTCTGACGAATACGCCATGCCTCCTGAAGGTAAGGGCGACCGCGTCAGCGCTGAAAACCAAGCTCTGATCAAGAAGTGGATCGAGTCCGGGGCTTCCTTCGGTGCTTGGAAAGGCGCTGAATAA
- a CDS encoding COR domain-containing protein, translating to MPSASPKAILDYYFAQQTQGTEPMQEVRLLMVGRGRVGKTSLLKALRDKPHDRNEQETPGITVLPLPVNCPQGEATAHTWDFGGQEFLHGTHQIFLSERCVYVLVLEGRDGNWELETDYWLRFIQSFGGDSPVLVVLNKYASHPFSVDRFRLQERCPQIVGFVETDAKTRLGIQELRTSLEKTVDQMEHVWAGVPKKWHRIKEELGQTEESYLDYKDYQKLCTRHDVPEEDQQDSLAQNLHRLGIALNFRDHHRLKHTSVLKPQWVTEGIYGLLRYAQKQDCCGVLEKSWLAKALLAKDYPAEKHGFVLELMEKFEVAFALPTTKDAEPTRWLIPELLPEVQPAAFMEFRGKDVKRLRYTYPEALPPGLLPRLIVRTHELSQPHPEWRWRSGVVLVWNGCQALVRLDRSQRQTTVEVIGGPDEQRQGLFDIIRSHLVTLHGKVPAVEEVQAVNDPEKWVAMQDLRLAERDEDDTMKITVGEGAEAKRIKLPVVETLDTVESKESRIATGPEPEKRMQLFISYAHANEKEIAPIKPHLTLLSQRGYIQVWQDRDLIAGECWETGILDALNKADIVLLFYTTAARVSKFIQETELRIALERSDKNECSVIWVPLERSDLDTTHALESQLKKLQCATRDAKCIFHFDHPSTAWVEVEGSIRKAVEKRRKM from the coding sequence ATGCCTTCAGCCTCCCCGAAGGCGATTCTGGATTACTACTTCGCCCAGCAAACCCAAGGTACCGAGCCGATGCAGGAAGTGCGGCTGCTGATGGTAGGAAGGGGACGGGTGGGGAAGACCTCCTTGCTTAAAGCTCTGCGCGATAAGCCGCATGACCGGAATGAACAAGAAACTCCGGGAATCACCGTACTTCCCCTACCCGTGAATTGTCCTCAGGGAGAAGCCACAGCGCACACTTGGGACTTCGGCGGCCAGGAGTTTCTGCACGGCACGCATCAGATCTTCCTGAGCGAGCGCTGTGTGTACGTGCTGGTGCTGGAAGGGCGGGATGGGAATTGGGAGCTGGAGACGGACTACTGGCTGCGTTTCATCCAGAGCTTCGGTGGGGATAGTCCGGTCCTGGTGGTGCTGAATAAGTATGCCTCACACCCCTTCTCCGTAGATCGTTTCCGTCTGCAAGAACGCTGCCCGCAGATCGTCGGTTTTGTCGAAACCGATGCGAAGACGCGGTTAGGTATCCAGGAACTGCGCACCTCGCTGGAGAAGACCGTGGATCAGATGGAGCATGTGTGGGCAGGCGTGCCTAAAAAGTGGCACCGAATCAAAGAAGAGCTGGGGCAGACTGAGGAGAGCTATCTGGACTACAAGGATTATCAAAAGCTCTGCACTAGGCACGATGTGCCCGAAGAGGATCAGCAGGACAGCCTCGCCCAAAACCTGCACCGGCTAGGCATTGCCCTGAACTTCCGCGATCATCATCGGCTGAAACACACCAGCGTGCTGAAACCGCAGTGGGTGACGGAGGGCATTTACGGCCTGCTACGTTATGCGCAGAAGCAAGACTGCTGCGGCGTGTTGGAGAAGAGTTGGTTAGCGAAAGCACTACTGGCCAAGGATTACCCCGCCGAGAAACATGGCTTTGTGCTGGAGCTGATGGAGAAATTTGAAGTGGCCTTTGCCCTGCCTACAACCAAAGACGCCGAGCCAACGCGCTGGCTCATTCCCGAACTGTTGCCGGAGGTTCAGCCTGCGGCGTTCATGGAGTTCCGTGGCAAAGACGTCAAGAGACTGCGCTATACCTACCCCGAAGCTTTGCCACCAGGGCTGCTGCCTCGCCTGATCGTGCGCACCCATGAACTGAGCCAACCTCACCCCGAATGGCGCTGGCGCAGTGGCGTGGTGCTGGTGTGGAATGGTTGCCAAGCTCTGGTGCGGCTGGATCGCTCGCAAAGGCAAACCACCGTGGAAGTGATCGGCGGCCCCGATGAGCAGAGGCAGGGTTTGTTTGACATCATCCGATCCCATCTCGTGACCTTGCATGGGAAGGTGCCCGCAGTCGAGGAAGTGCAGGCGGTGAATGACCCGGAAAAGTGGGTCGCCATGCAAGACCTGCGACTGGCTGAGCGAGATGAAGACGACACGATGAAGATCACCGTGGGCGAAGGAGCCGAAGCCAAACGCATCAAGCTGCCCGTTGTGGAAACCCTGGACACGGTGGAAAGCAAAGAGTCGCGCATCGCCACCGGGCCCGAACCCGAGAAGCGCATGCAACTCTTCATCAGCTATGCCCATGCGAATGAAAAGGAGATCGCTCCGATCAAGCCGCACCTGACGCTACTGAGCCAGCGCGGTTACATCCAGGTTTGGCAGGATCGCGATCTCATCGCCGGGGAATGCTGGGAGACAGGTATACTCGATGCCCTGAACAAAGCCGATATCGTGCTGCTGTTTTATACCACCGCCGCGAGAGTCTCGAAATTCATCCAGGAAACGGAACTACGCATTGCCCTGGAACGCTCCGACAAAAACGAATGCAGCGTGATCTGGGTGCCGCTGGAACGCTCCGATTTAGATACTACTCACGCCCTGGAATCCCAACTCAAGAAGCTCCAATGCGCTACCCGAGATGCCAAGTGTATCTTTCACTTCGATCACCCATCGACAGCATGGGTGGAAGTCGAAGGCTCCATCCGCAAAGCCGTAGAGAAACGGAGGAAGATGTGA
- a CDS encoding immunoglobulin domain-containing protein: MRSLSPLRTLLSLFACSLVTMSTYGQTPAAGTADTTFSSDGQAIATLPGYTSSAQALAVLPDDSVIVAGHSWAGGAGYKMVLAKFKSNGDLDTEFGSNGYALYSPLPANNYTIRAVKVLSTGRILVAGDYGTSVFVARFLSNGQIDSSFSFNSYSFTFAPTVTGMALQSDGKIVVSADLYRSSGDTDGVILRFSSGGTHESSFANSVGYYIFSGAGLQTARCVCLQADGKILYGGTSSGINHYIGRLTTAGIADTTWGTSNGRMVVSASSVGTESVEALTLDNNGNIMVLVANAATGEANDVVLTRRSSNGAVDATFSEDGFLVTTLGGSESQPTDLLIQADGRILVVGRQPSGVLTAQVKLRRFEWNGDVDTTWGTDGLSAHTVGTGAALVVEAALDSAQRVVIASQATEGSFLQGLAALRLNPGAPVPELALTITQSPQSQSVNVGSSVTLDVTVDHAGILPVIYSWYKNGTTLLSRGSQSSYTFNSVTTSNEGSYHVEVSNGQGKKISNTATLTVRQPPNLSSFPQGEVGLLQNSSSSLTVVVTGRQPFTYRWYRDNELVSTQGPMYFSYSNYSFTNVTPSIEGSYHVVISNSDGEQTSETATVKVLPDPSVAGEQDVLITLGEPIFLSPTFLTRYEYRLSWTKNGKAIKSQTPSEASFYISEASLADAGNYKAIIKTLVGSAESDPMQVAIVNPRAKTWVASKGKKFSLSIPTAGSGLTFQWFKGSTPVTGLKAGTPQLDFTTAEEVDADNYTCQIWLGEKTLITEVQTLKVVDSVPTLDELSLPDAYIGVAYEWPLPLPETASGLEVKGLPAGLSFSQETQAISGVPTKVGTAQVSITAINPIGRSTTIKTNLNVMPLRDGISGRFYGPLNTGEAEGMIDIQITASGAYTGKLSLSKMYGQVIKSSFKGQLTTSVPTGEEPNAYTGTSELSLKGYYAKTGLATIRISVTPEALSGDMDIPYDSDGYLETDSASFYTLHCPWQKSSPLGAAHLGVFNINMPRSYYGSMPEGTGYARVTTTAAGILSQTGKLADGTSFTTSGPVTKDFTSYGITFLYKNLGRYSYDFQLLPGTSGPEYLNASVAGSFRWRKNFLSFKGQKNYPLSFDGQQSITGGGKYLKPTHPELGGLMMNLVEAPLNVYIDGPYGSTTATLTSSHTIRFDPSEEVNPAGMRSVKFSAATGLFSGSGKFIEYNEYYDEETGEPYYKPLVRSHTCEGLVIREPDSLGSSAGGFSLLDEWQYFDELEKTIKLKVSYPVSIYSNH; the protein is encoded by the coding sequence ATGAGAAGCCTTTCTCCTCTCCGCACACTGCTCAGTCTATTTGCCTGTAGCCTCGTTACGATGAGCACCTATGGCCAGACCCCTGCGGCGGGCACTGCGGATACCACCTTTAGCTCGGATGGTCAGGCCATCGCCACCCTGCCAGGCTACACCTCCTCAGCACAAGCGCTCGCTGTTTTGCCCGATGATAGTGTGATCGTCGCGGGCCACTCCTGGGCTGGTGGAGCCGGTTACAAAATGGTCTTGGCCAAATTCAAATCGAATGGAGATCTCGACACCGAGTTTGGTTCGAATGGTTATGCCCTGTATAGTCCCTTGCCTGCAAACAACTACACCATCCGTGCGGTGAAAGTGCTTTCAACGGGAAGGATTCTCGTCGCAGGCGATTACGGTACATCGGTGTTTGTGGCCCGCTTTCTCAGTAATGGGCAGATAGACAGCTCCTTCTCATTCAATTCTTACAGCTTCACTTTTGCGCCAACCGTGACGGGCATGGCCCTCCAAAGCGATGGCAAAATCGTGGTGAGTGCGGATCTCTACCGCTCCAGCGGAGATACGGATGGAGTGATCCTTCGGTTCTCCTCTGGAGGCACACACGAGTCCAGCTTTGCGAACTCCGTAGGCTATTACATTTTCAGTGGGGCCGGCCTGCAAACAGCGCGCTGCGTTTGCCTCCAGGCCGACGGTAAGATCCTCTATGGCGGCACCAGCAGCGGCATCAATCACTATATAGGCAGGTTAACCACTGCTGGAATCGCGGATACAACCTGGGGCACCAGCAATGGCCGAATGGTCGTCTCTGCGTCCTCTGTGGGCACGGAATCCGTAGAAGCGCTCACGCTCGATAACAATGGCAACATCATGGTGCTGGTGGCCAATGCTGCGACAGGAGAAGCCAACGACGTGGTGCTGACGCGGCGAAGCTCAAATGGAGCCGTGGATGCGACCTTCTCAGAGGATGGATTTCTCGTCACTACCCTGGGCGGGAGTGAGAGCCAGCCCACCGATCTCCTCATTCAAGCCGACGGACGCATTCTGGTGGTGGGGCGACAGCCTTCGGGGGTCCTCACAGCCCAAGTGAAATTGCGCCGATTTGAATGGAATGGTGATGTCGATACCACCTGGGGCACCGATGGTTTATCGGCTCACACGGTCGGGACTGGGGCAGCCTTGGTCGTCGAGGCCGCCTTAGACTCGGCTCAGCGAGTGGTTATCGCCAGCCAGGCGACCGAGGGGAGTTTCCTCCAGGGGTTAGCGGCCCTGCGACTAAATCCTGGAGCCCCCGTGCCTGAACTGGCCCTGACCATCACGCAATCGCCCCAGTCTCAATCGGTCAATGTAGGTTCCTCCGTGACCTTGGACGTGACGGTGGATCATGCGGGCATCCTTCCTGTGATCTATTCCTGGTATAAAAACGGCACCACATTGCTGAGCCGCGGGAGTCAATCGAGCTATACTTTTAACTCGGTGACGACCTCCAACGAAGGCTCATATCATGTCGAAGTGAGTAATGGTCAGGGCAAAAAAATCAGCAACACAGCCACCCTCACCGTGCGTCAGCCGCCGAACCTCAGCAGCTTCCCTCAGGGAGAAGTCGGGCTGCTTCAGAACTCCAGTTCAAGCTTGACGGTCGTTGTCACAGGTCGCCAGCCCTTCACTTACCGCTGGTATCGCGACAACGAGCTGGTTTCCACCCAGGGACCCATGTATTTTAGCTATTCGAATTACAGCTTCACCAATGTGACGCCCTCCATTGAAGGCTCCTATCATGTGGTGATCAGCAACAGCGATGGGGAACAGACGAGTGAGACTGCCACGGTAAAAGTCTTGCCAGATCCCTCCGTCGCAGGCGAGCAAGACGTCTTAATTACCCTTGGAGAGCCGATCTTTCTTTCCCCAACTTTTCTCACCCGCTACGAGTATCGCCTTTCTTGGACAAAAAATGGGAAGGCCATTAAGTCCCAAACGCCGAGCGAAGCCAGCTTTTACATTTCCGAAGCCAGCCTCGCCGATGCAGGCAACTACAAGGCCATCATCAAAACACTCGTCGGCTCTGCCGAAAGTGATCCAATGCAGGTGGCCATCGTGAATCCCCGAGCCAAGACATGGGTGGCCAGCAAAGGCAAAAAGTTCAGCCTTTCCATCCCAACCGCAGGTTCCGGCCTTACTTTTCAGTGGTTCAAAGGAAGCACCCCTGTGACCGGTCTCAAAGCTGGCACACCGCAACTTGATTTCACAACGGCGGAGGAAGTCGATGCCGACAATTACACCTGCCAGATCTGGCTGGGAGAGAAGACACTCATCACGGAAGTACAGACCCTCAAAGTGGTCGATTCAGTTCCGACACTCGATGAACTTTCCCTGCCCGACGCTTACATCGGCGTCGCTTATGAATGGCCGCTCCCCTTGCCGGAAACGGCCAGCGGATTGGAGGTGAAAGGCTTGCCGGCAGGACTCAGCTTTTCCCAGGAAACACAAGCCATTTCTGGCGTGCCGACCAAGGTGGGCACGGCCCAGGTGTCCATCACCGCCATCAACCCGATCGGACGTTCAACCACGATCAAGACTAATCTCAACGTCATGCCATTGCGCGATGGTATCAGTGGACGCTTTTATGGTCCACTCAACACCGGCGAGGCTGAGGGGATGATTGACATCCAAATCACAGCCTCGGGTGCCTATACGGGTAAACTCAGCCTGAGCAAAATGTATGGCCAAGTGATCAAGTCCTCTTTCAAAGGGCAGTTAACCACTTCCGTACCAACCGGAGAGGAACCGAATGCTTACACAGGAACCAGTGAACTTTCACTCAAAGGCTATTACGCCAAGACGGGACTGGCGACGATACGCATCTCCGTCACCCCCGAAGCCCTGTCTGGAGACATGGACATTCCTTATGATTCCGATGGTTACCTTGAGACGGACTCTGCAAGTTTCTATACACTTCATTGTCCTTGGCAAAAGTCTTCGCCTCTCGGAGCAGCCCATCTGGGTGTCTTCAATATCAACATGCCGCGTTCCTACTATGGCAGCATGCCCGAGGGCACGGGTTATGCACGAGTCACGACAACTGCGGCTGGAATTCTTTCCCAAACAGGCAAACTGGCCGACGGCACTTCCTTCACCACGTCCGGACCTGTCACCAAGGATTTCACCTCCTACGGCATTACCTTTCTATACAAAAACTTAGGACGCTATTCCTATGATTTCCAGCTTCTTCCAGGAACCTCTGGCCCTGAGTATTTGAATGCTTCCGTCGCCGGTTCATTCCGATGGAGGAAAAACTTCCTGTCGTTTAAAGGCCAAAAAAATTATCCACTCAGTTTCGATGGTCAGCAGTCGATCACTGGCGGTGGTAAATACCTCAAACCAACCCATCCTGAATTGGGCGGGCTGATGATGAACTTGGTGGAGGCTCCCCTCAATGTCTATATCGATGGGCCTTATGGCTCCACCACAGCGACCCTTACTTCCTCTCATACCATTCGTTTCGATCCCTCTGAAGAAGTCAATCCGGCGGGCATGAGGTCGGTTAAATTCAGTGCGGCGACAGGACTCTTTTCCGGCTCCGGGAAATTCATCGAATATAACGAATATTATGACGAAGAAACCGGGGAACCCTATTACAAGCCTTTGGTCCGCTCTCATACTTGTGAAGGCCTCGTCATCCGTGAACCGGACAGTCTAGGTTCATCCGCAGGAGGATTCAGTCTGCTTGATGAATGGCAGTACTTCGACGAGTTGGAGAAAACGATCAAACTGAAAGTCTCTTATCCCGTCTCAATCTATTCGAATCACTGA